From Cryptomeria japonica unplaced genomic scaffold, Sugi_1.0 HiC_scaffold_28, whole genome shotgun sequence, a single genomic window includes:
- the LOC131049607 gene encoding phospholipase A1-Igamma1, chloroplastic-like — protein sequence MAVFPLPQLEDNAVLLPSSQTNSTQPQLCDVWRDIQGAHNWNGLLDPMVPNLKAEALRYGNLAQLCYDAFDGKSYSKNYGTCYHSKRDLFNKMGMSESGYQVTKYVYANTNLLNQVFGEKPKDQGVWLGFIAVCTDPNEIRRLGRRDIVIAWRGTQTAEEWIEDLRDILVPTRLSYRCKRTGKNQEHHFADGVLIERGFLSCYTSTVRHRQGAAGATVNISTRDLVVSEIERLIQVYEKEMDNLSITFTGHSLGAALATLSAYDIKQMLCTKHNFHQIPVTVFAFASPRVGNLAFAKRVEEIGVKVLRFVNKRDVVPKVPGVCMNENVGCLSKLLHWLPWTYFHVGFELPLHNNSPFIQQTHNLAYFHNLELYLHLLDGYVGSKQPFSWSGRDHALVNKSCDLLREKYEIPPKWWQEQNKGLVKGPDGKWTQPSEEE from the coding sequence ATGGCCGTATTTCCATTGCCCCAGCTTGAAGATAATGCTGTATTATTACCCAGTTCCCAAACTAACTCAACGCAGCCTCAGCTATGTGACGtatggagagatatacaaggtgcCCATAATTGGAATGGTTTGCTTGATCCCATGGTGCCCAATTTGAAAGCTGAAGCTCTCAGATATGGGAATTTGGCACAGCTTTGTTACGACGCATTTGATGGCAAAAGCTACTCCAAAAACTACGGCACATGTTATCACAGTAAAAGAGATCTGTTCAATAAGATGGGCATGTCTGAAAGTGGCTACCAAGTCACTAAATATGTTTACGCCAATACTAATCTGTTAAATCAAGTTTTTGGTGAGAAACCAAAAGACCAAGGTGTTTGGTTGGGTTTTATTGCAGTTTGCACGGATCCAAATGAGATAAGAAGGCTTGGACGACGAGACATAGTGATTGCATGGAGAGGAACTCAGACTGCTGAAGAATGGATAGAAGACCTGAGAGATATTCTTGTACCTACAAGATTATCCTATAGATGCAAGAGGACAGGCAAAAACCAAGAGCATCATTTCGCGGATGGAGTACTAATTGAGAGAGGATTCCTGAGCTGCTATACTTCAACTGTCCGTCACCGTCAAGGCGCTGCAGGAGCCACTGTGAACATCAGCACCAGAGATTTGGTAGTCTCAGAGATAGAACGATTGATTCAAGTTTATGAAAAAGAGATGGACAATTTAAGCATAACATTTACGGGACACAGCTTAGGAGCTGCTCTTGCAACCTTGAGCGCTTATGATATCAAACAAATGCTTTGCACCAAGCATAATTTTCATCAAATTCCCGTCACCGTCTTCGCTTTTGCCTCTCCCCGGGTGGGAAATCTTGCGTTTGCTAAACGGGTGGAGGAGATTGGAGTGAAAGTGCTGAGGTTTGTGAACAAGCGTGACGTGGTTCCCAAAGTGCCCGGAGTTTGTATGAACGAGAACGTGGGATGCCTCAGCAAATTGCTGCATTGGCTTCCGTGGACATACTTTCATGTTGGCTTCGAGCTTCCTTTACACAACAATTCTCCATTCATTCAGCAAACCCATAATCTTGCCTACTTTCATAATTTAGAGCTTTACTTGCATTTACTGGACGGGTATGTTGGAAGTAAGCAGCCGTTTTCTTGGAGTGGAAGAGATCATGCTCTGGTTAATAAGAGCTGTGATTTATTGCGCGAGAAATATGAAATTCCTCCAAAATGGTGGCAGGAACAGAACAAGGGCCTCGTTAAAGGTCCAGATGGCAAATGGACGCAGCCATCAGAAGAGGAATAA